CTGTCAGCAGACCTGACCCCACACAGACTACTTGAGATCGAACTCCTTGAACACCTCTCGTTGGATCAGGAACCGAAGTATCTCCACGGTGCCTCCGCCAATCGTCATGAGGCGGGCATCTCGCAGGAATCGCTCGATTGGGTAGTCAGTAGTGTAACCAGATCCCCCGAGAATCTGCAAGGCGTCATTAGTGATCTGTATCGCGGCCTCCGTCGTGTAGAGTTTGGCAATGGACGCCTGTTTTGTAGCTTTCATCTTCTTATCGAGCATCCTGGCCGCGGTTAGTGTCAATGCGCGTCCGGCTTCAAGCTTCATGGCCATGTCTGCGACTTTGAAGCTGACTCCCTCGAACTCGCGTATCTTCCGTCCAAACTGCATTCGTTCGTTGGCGTACTTGACCGCAATCTCGTAGGGCGTCCGTCCGTACCCAATCGCTTCAGCTGCAATGGCAGTCCTCTCGCTGTCCAGCTCGTCCATCAGTATCTGAAAACCCTGACCGGGCTTGCCCAGGATCATTTCGGGACCAACATAGACATCCTCAAGCTTGAGCCACGAAACCCTTGAGGACTTCATCACCATCAGGCTGTGATCCTTCACGACCTTGAAACCCTTTGACTTGGTGTCCACGATGAAGGCGGACATGCCGTCCTTCGCATGAACGGATGGGTCGGTGATGGCAAAACAGCACATGTAGTCTGCCTGACTGCCGTTTGTGATGTACCTCTTCTCTCCGTTTATCAGCCACCCATCGCCCTCCTTCGTAGCCCTTGTCTGCATTCCGGCTGTGTCCGAGCCAACATTGGGTTCCGTGATTCCAATGCATCCCACCTTGTCGCCCCGGACTATTGGCTCAAGGTACTTCTTC
This portion of the Candidatus Thorarchaeota archaeon genome encodes:
- a CDS encoding acyl-CoA dehydrogenase family protein translates to MNAHLSDVLWTDDEKSFRQEVRAFCEKEIVPVADELDHGPYPREMLRKLGRAGYMGVLHEKAVGGSARGVSYEIIVAEEISAVNGGLDMARMASTTLYGMPVSKFGTPEQKKKYLEPIVRGDKVGCIGITEPNVGSDTAGMQTRATKEGDGWLINGEKRYITNGSQADYMCCFAITDPSVHAKDGMSAFIVDTKSKGFKVVKDHSLMVMKSSRVSWLKLEDVYVGPEMILGKPGQGFQILMDELDSERTAIAAEAIGYGRTPYEIAVKYANERMQFGRKIREFEGVSFKVADMAMKLEAGRALTLTAARMLDKKMKATKQASIAKLYTTEAAIQITNDALQILGGSGYTTDYPIERFLRDARLMTIGGGTVEILRFLIQREVFKEFDLK